From the genome of Bosea sp. Tri-49, one region includes:
- a CDS encoding ABC transporter ATP-binding protein: MNAETASLVQAASRLRAETGGAPLLVMQGLVIEASGAGRPQRIVDGIDLELHAGEVLGLIGESGAGKSTIGLAALGYVRPGCRFAGGTIHFNGQDLLDLPPQHRRALRGTRIAYVAQSATASFNPAHRLIDQAVETATRQAGMGRRQAEQEARELFARLALPDPDRIGERFPHELSGGQLQRVMIAMAMICRPDLIVFDEPTTALDVTTQVEILACVRDVVETFGTAAIYITHDLAVVTQLAHRIVVLRHGRIVEEAPTRAMLAAPRETYTRSLWAVRQIRKTPEPDHGAPLLELAGISASYGSVPVLRDVSLTVGKGRTVALVGESGSGKSTLARVVAGLLPPTAGRVLLQGGGLPARLRDRSRDELRRVQLIHQSPDAALNPHHSIRETIGRPLQLYNGLKGPAREARLHELMALVELKPDLLDRLPGALSGGQKQRVCIARALAAGPELLICDEVTSALDQVVQADILAMLQRLQKELGLSCLFITHDIATVRAIADEVVVMRQGAVVESGPRDTVLEVPSDAYTRLLLSCVPDVDPDWLTRLLQQRATPGEMHDAS, translated from the coding sequence ATGAACGCTGAAACCGCGAGCCTCGTCCAGGCGGCATCACGCCTGCGAGCCGAGACGGGCGGCGCGCCGCTCCTGGTCATGCAGGGCCTCGTGATCGAGGCGAGCGGAGCCGGCCGGCCGCAGCGGATCGTCGACGGCATCGATCTGGAGCTGCATGCCGGCGAGGTGCTCGGCCTGATCGGCGAATCCGGTGCCGGCAAGTCGACGATCGGCCTCGCTGCGCTCGGCTATGTCCGGCCCGGTTGCCGCTTCGCCGGAGGCACCATCCACTTCAATGGGCAGGACCTGCTCGATTTGCCGCCGCAGCACCGCCGGGCGCTGCGGGGCACGCGCATCGCCTACGTCGCCCAGAGCGCCACCGCATCCTTCAACCCGGCGCATCGCCTGATCGACCAGGCGGTCGAGACCGCCACAAGGCAGGCCGGCATGGGACGGCGGCAGGCGGAGCAGGAGGCACGCGAGCTGTTCGCGCGCCTTGCGCTGCCGGATCCCGACCGCATCGGCGAGCGCTTCCCGCACGAGCTTTCGGGCGGCCAGCTCCAGCGCGTGATGATCGCGATGGCGATGATCTGTCGGCCGGACCTCATCGTCTTCGACGAGCCGACCACGGCCCTCGACGTTACCACGCAGGTCGAGATCCTCGCCTGCGTCCGCGATGTCGTCGAAACCTTCGGGACGGCTGCGATCTACATTACCCATGATCTCGCGGTGGTGACACAGCTCGCCCATCGCATCGTCGTGCTGCGCCATGGCCGCATCGTCGAGGAAGCTCCGACGCGCGCCATGCTCGCCGCCCCGCGCGAAACCTACACCCGCTCGCTCTGGGCGGTGCGCCAGATCCGGAAAACGCCGGAGCCGGACCACGGCGCGCCGCTGCTGGAACTGGCCGGGATCAGCGCCTCCTATGGCTCCGTCCCGGTGCTCAGGGACGTCTCGTTGACCGTTGGAAAGGGCCGCACAGTCGCCCTCGTCGGCGAATCCGGCTCCGGCAAGTCGACCTTGGCGCGTGTCGTTGCCGGGTTGCTGCCGCCCACGGCTGGTCGGGTTTTGCTGCAAGGAGGCGGCTTACCGGCGCGCCTGCGGGATCGTTCGCGCGACGAGCTTCGCCGCGTCCAGCTTATCCACCAGAGCCCGGATGCGGCACTCAATCCCCACCACAGCATACGCGAGACGATCGGTCGGCCGCTGCAGCTCTATAACGGCCTTAAGGGCCCGGCGCGCGAGGCTCGCCTGCACGAGTTGATGGCGCTGGTCGAGCTGAAGCCCGACCTGCTCGACCGGCTGCCCGGCGCGCTGTCGGGCGGGCAGAAGCAGCGCGTCTGCATCGCCCGCGCACTCGCGGCCGGCCCCGAGCTGCTGATCTGCGACGAGGTGACCTCGGCGCTCGATCAGGTCGTCCAGGCCGACATCCTGGCGATGCTGCAGCGGCTGCAGAAGGAACTCGGCCTGTCCTGCCTCTTCATAACCCATGACATCGCGACGGTGCGCGCCATCGCGGACGAGGTCGTCGTCATGCGCCAGGGCGCGGTTGTCGAGAGCGGGCCACGCGACACGGTGCTGGAGGTGCCGTCCGACGCCTATACGCGATTGCTGCTCTCCTGTGTGCCCGATGTCGATCCGGACTGGCTCACCCGGCTCCTGCAGCAGCGGGCCACCCCCGGAGAGATGCACGATGCGTCGTGA
- a CDS encoding FAD-binding oxidoreductase, whose protein sequence is MRREEQLVEPELDKLASLRSQLPESQVLDRSALAGRDPGWDAGNLNAFALVRPRSVADVVRLVSWCRAQRCSFVPQGGRTGLVGGAVTTPDQLICDLGALDRIEEIDPDSGIAVVQAGVTLGALQEAAATVGLHPGLDLAARGSATVGGLIATNAGGITAFRTGVMRHRVLGLEAVLPDGRLVDDMTRVLKTSAGYDVKQLLIGAEGTLGIVTRAVIRLDPLPNGRATALLGTTGAAQALDIVRRLRAGTAPLLAAEIMWSSFAAVTCAAIGLDPAQLPLRSPCLLLVELGGTSFEAARTALEEALAALAEKEPDLDGIVCASMAQAAQLWRLREDTDVLYRLHPQAPSYDISLPAREFDSYVARLRPALKAIDPAIEPYLFGHLADGNLHIVLNLSGPLRPDVRTAVDTAIYGELRGLGGSFSAEHGIGSKRIAALERHADPVRLALMAQLKKLFDPDNLCNPGKIIA, encoded by the coding sequence ATGCGTCGTGAGGAACAGTTGGTCGAGCCCGAGCTGGACAAGCTCGCTTCTTTGCGCAGCCAGCTGCCGGAAAGCCAGGTCCTCGATCGCAGCGCGCTCGCAGGGCGCGATCCCGGCTGGGACGCCGGCAACCTGAACGCCTTCGCGCTCGTCCGCCCCCGGTCGGTTGCGGACGTCGTGCGGCTGGTGTCTTGGTGCCGGGCACAGCGCTGCTCCTTCGTGCCGCAAGGCGGGCGGACTGGCCTCGTCGGCGGCGCCGTCACCACGCCGGACCAGCTCATCTGCGACCTCGGCGCGCTCGACCGGATCGAAGAGATCGATCCCGACAGCGGCATCGCCGTGGTCCAGGCAGGGGTCACGCTCGGCGCCCTGCAAGAAGCGGCGGCGACCGTCGGCCTCCATCCCGGCCTCGACCTCGCCGCGCGCGGCTCGGCCACGGTCGGCGGGCTGATCGCGACCAATGCCGGCGGCATCACGGCCTTCCGCACCGGCGTCATGCGCCACCGCGTGCTCGGCCTCGAAGCCGTGCTTCCCGATGGACGCCTTGTCGACGACATGACGCGCGTCCTGAAGACCAGCGCCGGCTATGATGTGAAGCAGCTGCTGATCGGAGCGGAGGGAACGCTCGGCATCGTCACGCGCGCGGTGATCCGGCTCGATCCCTTGCCAAATGGCCGCGCGACCGCGCTGCTGGGCACCACCGGCGCGGCGCAGGCGCTCGACATCGTCCGTCGGTTGCGGGCTGGAACGGCGCCGCTGCTCGCAGCGGAGATCATGTGGTCCAGCTTTGCGGCCGTGACCTGTGCCGCGATCGGCCTCGATCCGGCGCAATTGCCGTTGCGCTCACCCTGCCTGCTGCTGGTCGAGCTCGGTGGCACGAGCTTCGAGGCTGCACGTACCGCCCTGGAAGAAGCGCTCGCGGCCCTCGCCGAGAAGGAGCCGGACCTCGACGGCATTGTCTGCGCCTCGATGGCTCAAGCGGCACAGCTCTGGCGACTGCGCGAGGATACGGACGTGCTCTATCGGCTTCATCCGCAGGCGCCCTCCTATGACATCTCACTGCCGGCGCGCGAGTTCGACAGTTACGTGGCGCGCCTGCGGCCGGCTCTGAAGGCGATCGATCCAGCCATAGAACCTTATCTGTTCGGCCATCTCGCCGACGGCAACCTCCATATCGTCCTGAACCTGTCCGGCCCCCTCCGGCCGGATGTCCGGACGGCCGTGGACACTGCGATCTATGGTGAGTTGCGCGGGCTCGGCGGCTCGTTCTCCGCCGAACATGGCATCGGCAGCAAACGGATCGCGGCCCTGGAACGCCACGCCGACCCGGTGAGACTAGCGCTGATGGCCCAGCTCAAGAAGCTGTTCGATCCCGACAATCTCTGCAATCCGGGCAAGATCATTGCTTGA
- a CDS encoding class I mannose-6-phosphate isomerase: MALELARLQAVSKPWGSHDLLPWSGTDHHGVAIGEIWFQRRDPDALEPDLLLKLLFTREALSIQVHPDDDAARTMGLPRGKTEAWYVLSAEPDATVGVGLKSELTGAQLRAAIADGSIATQVSWRKVAAGDIIFIPAGTIHAIGPGLVLAEIQQRSDTTFRLFDHSRGRELHVEAGIAAANAGPAAEQAPSRGLGNARTLLVASAFFVLERLELAPGSVWKLRARSETWLLVIAGHGRLGPAQAGVGEGYFAQDETLSVEAGEEGLTCLIAYAAAEPSGDLLRPLAANDALSPMSAASRRRLTLAAPVVSPISLMEARP; this comes from the coding sequence ATGGCTCTCGAATTGGCTCGCTTGCAGGCCGTATCTAAACCTTGGGGCTCACACGACCTCCTGCCCTGGAGCGGAACCGATCATCACGGTGTCGCCATCGGCGAAATCTGGTTCCAGCGCCGCGATCCCGATGCACTCGAGCCTGACTTGCTGCTCAAGCTGCTGTTCACGCGCGAAGCCCTGTCGATCCAGGTGCACCCGGACGACGATGCGGCACGAACCATGGGGCTTCCGCGCGGCAAGACCGAAGCCTGGTACGTGCTCTCCGCCGAGCCGGACGCCACGGTAGGTGTTGGGCTCAAGTCGGAATTGACGGGCGCGCAATTGCGGGCGGCGATCGCCGATGGCTCTATCGCAACGCAGGTTTCCTGGCGAAAGGTCGCGGCAGGAGACATCATCTTCATCCCAGCTGGGACGATACATGCGATCGGCCCCGGTCTCGTGCTCGCCGAGATTCAGCAGCGCAGCGACACAACCTTCCGCCTGTTCGATCACAGTCGCGGCCGCGAGCTCCACGTCGAAGCCGGCATTGCCGCTGCTAATGCCGGCCCGGCTGCGGAGCAGGCGCCCTCGCGAGGGCTCGGTAACGCCAGAACCCTGCTCGTGGCGAGCGCCTTCTTCGTGCTCGAACGACTCGAGCTTGCACCGGGGTCGGTGTGGAAACTGCGTGCCCGTTCTGAGACCTGGTTGCTGGTGATCGCCGGCCATGGGCGGCTCGGCCCGGCGCAAGCCGGTGTCGGCGAAGGCTACTTCGCCCAGGACGAGACCCTATCCGTCGAGGCAGGCGAGGAAGGCCTCACCTGCCTCATAGCTTATGCCGCCGCGGAGCCCAGCGGCGACCTGCTTCGTCCGCTCGCGGCGAATGACGCCCTCTCACCGATGAGCGCCGCATCTCGCCGACGCCTCACGCTCGCCGCACCGGTGGTTTCGCCCATTTCCCTTATGGAGGCACGACCTTGA
- a CDS encoding glycosyltransferase family 4 protein: MNPLHRIAFIGNSLPRRCGIATFTTDLQQAVAASDPGLATSIVAMNDVGDGYDYPGSVGFQIQDDRVQDYARAADFLNGGRFDVVSLQHEFGIFGGEAGAHVAGLLSRLTMPVVTTLHTVLSEPNPAQRSVMERIVDASSRVVVMAEKGRDLLRTIYRLPADKIEVIAHGIPDFAFVEPDDAKARHGFTGRSVILTFGLLSPNKGIEVMIDAMPSILRRRPDAVYVILGATHPHLVREQGEAYRIGLQKRVHELGIEDHVVFLDQFVDRETLLGFISMCDVYVTPYLNEAQMTSGTLAYSFGLGKAVVSTPYWHAQELLADGRGVMVPFGDIVATGNEIAGLLTDTARRQAMRRRAYASSRSMTWEQTAKRYLATFEAARRGRLLNVVAGTAQARPFLQPSAPPELRTDHLHCMCDDTGLFQHAVHSVPDRTHGYCVDDNARALLLACALGGTSEQGLPEPLTARFASFVQHAWNPQAQRFRNFMSFDRRWLEEVGSEDSHGRTLWALGECARSDTSPSRRRWATALFAEALPVVENFSSPRAWSFALLGLDAYCAVVAAPSSTIRLRSLLADRLLALLSTVETPDWAWFEEGLSYDNARLPQALIATGLSMQVPAYVEAGLSSLRWLVRVQSTPAGLFRPVGSDSFSDRLSPPKAFDQQPLEATATISACLAAWRADGDAQWRAEALRAFAWFMGENDLSTPLVDLETGACRDGLHRDRPNENRGGESVVSYLLSLAEIRQLSRMSGDRPKLAPLRVLHA, encoded by the coding sequence TTGAACCCGCTTCACCGGATCGCCTTCATCGGCAACTCGCTGCCGCGCCGCTGCGGCATTGCGACCTTCACCACGGACCTGCAGCAGGCGGTCGCCGCGTCGGACCCCGGTCTGGCGACCTCCATCGTGGCGATGAATGACGTTGGCGACGGTTACGACTATCCGGGCTCCGTCGGCTTCCAAATCCAGGACGACCGGGTCCAGGATTATGCGCGTGCCGCCGACTTCCTGAATGGCGGCCGGTTCGACGTCGTCTCCCTGCAGCACGAATTCGGCATCTTCGGTGGCGAAGCTGGCGCGCATGTCGCCGGACTGTTGTCACGCCTGACGATGCCGGTTGTCACCACGCTTCATACCGTACTGTCGGAACCGAACCCGGCACAGCGCAGCGTCATGGAGCGGATCGTCGATGCCTCCTCCCGGGTCGTCGTCATGGCCGAGAAAGGGCGCGACCTGCTGCGCACGATCTATCGGCTTCCCGCCGACAAGATCGAGGTGATCGCGCACGGCATCCCCGATTTTGCCTTCGTCGAGCCGGACGATGCCAAGGCCAGGCACGGCTTCACCGGCCGCTCGGTCATCCTGACCTTCGGCCTGCTGTCGCCGAACAAGGGCATCGAGGTGATGATCGATGCGATGCCCTCGATCCTGCGGCGCCGGCCCGATGCCGTCTACGTCATCCTGGGTGCGACGCACCCCCATCTCGTCCGCGAGCAGGGCGAAGCCTATCGCATCGGCCTGCAGAAGCGTGTCCACGAGCTCGGCATCGAGGACCACGTCGTCTTCCTCGACCAGTTCGTCGATCGCGAGACGCTGCTCGGCTTCATCTCGATGTGCGACGTCTACGTCACGCCTTATCTCAACGAGGCGCAGATGACCTCGGGCACGCTGGCTTACAGCTTCGGGCTTGGAAAAGCGGTCGTCTCGACGCCCTATTGGCACGCCCAGGAACTGCTGGCCGACGGCCGCGGCGTCATGGTGCCGTTCGGCGACATCGTCGCGACCGGCAATGAGATCGCAGGGCTGCTGACGGATACTGCCCGGCGACAGGCCATGCGGCGGCGCGCCTATGCCAGCAGCCGTTCAATGACGTGGGAACAGACCGCAAAGCGCTACCTCGCCACCTTCGAGGCGGCACGCCGCGGCCGTTTGCTGAACGTGGTTGCCGGGACGGCGCAGGCAAGGCCGTTCCTCCAGCCTTCCGCGCCGCCGGAGCTGCGCACCGACCATCTCCATTGCATGTGCGACGACACTGGCCTGTTCCAGCATGCCGTCCATTCCGTACCCGATCGCACGCATGGCTACTGCGTCGACGACAACGCCCGCGCACTGCTGCTCGCCTGCGCACTCGGCGGGACCAGCGAGCAGGGCTTGCCCGAGCCGCTGACCGCGCGGTTCGCGTCCTTCGTCCAGCATGCCTGGAATCCGCAGGCGCAGCGCTTCCGCAATTTCATGAGCTTCGATCGACGCTGGCTGGAGGAGGTCGGCTCGGAGGACAGCCACGGCCGGACGCTCTGGGCTCTTGGCGAGTGCGCACGCAGCGACACCAGCCCATCGCGGCGGCGCTGGGCGACTGCGCTGTTCGCCGAGGCGCTGCCCGTCGTCGAGAACTTCAGCTCGCCCCGTGCCTGGAGTTTCGCGCTGCTTGGTCTTGACGCCTACTGCGCCGTGGTCGCGGCGCCATCTTCTACCATCCGGCTGCGCTCCCTGCTGGCGGACCGCCTGCTCGCCCTGCTGTCGACTGTTGAAACGCCGGACTGGGCCTGGTTCGAGGAAGGCCTGTCCTATGACAATGCCCGGCTGCCCCAGGCACTGATCGCCACCGGGCTTTCGATGCAGGTTCCCGCCTATGTCGAGGCCGGCCTGAGCTCGCTGCGCTGGCTGGTCCGGGTGCAGAGCACGCCTGCCGGTCTGTTCAGGCCGGTTGGCTCGGACAGCTTCAGCGACAGGCTCAGCCCGCCGAAGGCATTCGACCAGCAGCCTCTGGAAGCCACCGCGACCATCTCGGCTTGCCTCGCCGCCTGGCGCGCCGATGGCGACGCACAATGGCGGGCGGAAGCGCTACGCGCTTTCGCCTGGTTCATGGGCGAGAACGACCTGTCGACACCGCTGGTCGATCTGGAAACCGGCGCCTGCCGCGACGGCCTGCACCGCGACCGGCCGAATGAGAACCGCGGCGGCGAATCCGTGGTATCCTACCTTCTCAGCCTCGCCGAGATTCGCCAGCTCTCCCGCATGAGTGGGGACCGCCCGAAACTGGCGCCGCTTCGGGTCTTGCACGCCTGA
- a CDS encoding glycoside hydrolase family 130 protein — MSQATFLNRQALHLYPDPARVVVRRFGPSPDPRDMNPTDKLRANHIVARVIGLDQEAAASQLAEVLENFNGRHRNLLERFEARADEMEEVFTAHGEFTRTQRQLVGSYFLHEYSFEAAALFNPSIVSHPDQSGAPPGGRRFILSVRAVGEGHISSLTFRSGTIAADGSLSVDPTSRLATIATFRNRMVRLDGDDLEVAFSPDGDISERVIFPITASQSNGIEDARFVEFDEGGRTVFRATYTAYNGRGIRSELIETTDFLSFRMSPLRGSAAVNKGMALFPRKIGGRYAMIARQDNENLYLVYSDDLMNWDSGVAILKPQYPWEFIQIGTCGSPIELDEGWLLFTHGVGPVRRYAIGAVLLDKKDPSRVLARSREPLVRPEPSEREGYVPNVVYTCGAMRHGGQIVLPYAVSDTYCNFATIRIEALLQALDPVAADEAHDLRQGAAH, encoded by the coding sequence GTGTCGCAAGCCACCTTCCTGAACCGGCAGGCCTTGCACCTGTACCCGGATCCCGCCCGGGTCGTGGTGCGCCGCTTCGGGCCCTCGCCCGATCCGCGCGACATGAACCCGACCGACAAGCTTCGTGCGAACCACATCGTCGCGCGTGTGATAGGGCTGGACCAGGAGGCGGCAGCAAGCCAGCTCGCCGAGGTGCTGGAGAATTTCAACGGCCGGCACCGGAATCTGCTGGAGCGTTTCGAGGCGCGCGCCGACGAGATGGAAGAAGTGTTCACTGCTCATGGCGAGTTCACCAGAACGCAACGCCAGCTGGTCGGGTCCTATTTCCTGCACGAGTATTCGTTCGAGGCGGCGGCGCTCTTCAACCCGAGCATCGTCTCGCACCCCGATCAGTCCGGCGCTCCGCCAGGCGGACGTCGCTTCATTCTCAGCGTGCGCGCGGTCGGCGAGGGGCATATCTCGTCCCTGACCTTCCGCTCCGGCACGATCGCTGCCGACGGCAGCCTGAGCGTCGATCCGACCTCGCGCCTCGCGACGATCGCGACCTTCCGCAACCGGATGGTGCGCCTCGATGGCGACGACCTCGAGGTGGCGTTCTCGCCGGACGGCGATATCAGCGAGCGGGTGATCTTTCCGATCACGGCCTCGCAGTCGAACGGGATCGAGGATGCGCGCTTCGTCGAGTTCGACGAGGGTGGGCGAACCGTGTTCCGCGCGACCTACACGGCCTATAACGGCAGGGGGATACGCTCCGAGCTGATCGAGACCACCGACTTCCTGTCGTTCCGGATGTCGCCGCTGCGAGGCAGTGCTGCCGTGAACAAGGGCATGGCCCTGTTTCCGCGCAAGATCGGCGGCCGTTACGCCATGATCGCGCGGCAGGACAACGAGAACCTCTATCTCGTCTATTCGGACGATCTCATGAACTGGGATAGCGGCGTCGCGATCCTGAAGCCGCAATATCCCTGGGAGTTCATCCAGATCGGGACTTGCGGCTCGCCGATCGAACTCGATGAGGGCTGGCTGCTGTTCACCCATGGCGTCGGGCCGGTAAGGCGCTATGCGATCGGCGCCGTCCTTCTCGACAAGAAGGATCCGTCGAGGGTGCTGGCGCGCTCACGCGAACCTCTGGTCCGACCGGAGCCGTCCGAGCGCGAGGGCTACGTTCCCAATGTCGTCTACACCTGTGGCGCGATGCGTCATGGCGGACAGATCGTCCTGCCTTACGCGGTCTCCGACACCTACTGCAATTTCGCGACGATCAGGATCGAGGCGCTGCTGCAGGCCCTGGATCCCGTTGCTGCGGACGAGGCCCACGATCTGCGGCAGGGCGCCGCTCATTGA
- a CDS encoding alpha-amylase family glycosyl hydrolase produces MTVPWWQSGVIYQIYPRSFQDTDGDGIGDLKGITRRLGYLAELGVDAIWISPIYPSPMADFGYDVSDYCNVDPRFGTLADFDDLLVQAHACGLKVLLDFVPNHTSDQHPWFVESRSSRSNPKRDWYLWRDPAPGGGPPNNWISDFGGPAWEWDEASGQYYYHAFLKQQPDLNWRNPAVRAAMHDVLRFWFDRGVDGFRIDVLWHLVKAADFPDNPPNPAYRPALDDKDRLIQLHSTDQPEVHGIAADMRTLADGYGAVGQGERLLIGEIYLPVERLMRYYGGDRAGVHLPFNFQLIEAPWQARSLAALIAAYEVALPPGGWPNWVLGNHDRPRVASRLGESQARVAAMLLLTLRGTPTLYYGDELGLSDVPILPDQVQDPRELRQPGKGLGRDPVRTPMPWGDSAHAGFSTARPWLPLNADWPARNVARQLAEPGSVLALHRRLLAARRAHPALAIGDFALLEAEGDVLAYERRHGADRLIVALNLGARPQHLALPEWAHDCRPLLSTLADVTPVQGGVLLLQPNEGVILTLAD; encoded by the coding sequence ATGACCGTGCCATGGTGGCAGAGCGGCGTGATCTACCAGATCTACCCGCGCTCGTTCCAGGACACCGACGGCGACGGGATCGGCGACCTCAAGGGCATCACGCGGCGGCTGGGCTACCTCGCCGAGCTCGGCGTCGATGCGATCTGGATATCGCCGATCTATCCCTCGCCGATGGCCGATTTCGGCTACGACGTCTCCGATTATTGCAACGTCGATCCACGCTTCGGCACGCTCGCCGATTTCGACGATCTGCTGGTGCAGGCCCATGCGTGCGGGCTCAAGGTCCTGCTCGATTTCGTGCCGAACCATACCTCCGACCAGCATCCCTGGTTCGTGGAGAGCCGCTCCTCGCGCAGTAATCCGAAACGGGACTGGTATCTCTGGCGCGATCCTGCCCCCGGGGGCGGGCCGCCGAACAACTGGATCAGCGATTTCGGGGGACCCGCCTGGGAATGGGACGAAGCCAGTGGCCAGTACTACTACCACGCCTTCCTGAAGCAGCAGCCGGACCTCAATTGGCGCAATCCGGCGGTGCGGGCGGCGATGCACGATGTGTTGCGCTTCTGGTTCGATCGCGGCGTCGACGGCTTCCGCATCGACGTGCTCTGGCACCTGGTCAAAGCCGCCGACTTCCCCGACAACCCGCCGAACCCGGCCTATCGGCCTGCGCTCGACGACAAGGACCGGTTGATCCAGCTGCATTCGACCGACCAGCCCGAGGTCCATGGCATCGCGGCAGACATGCGCACGCTCGCGGACGGGTATGGCGCGGTGGGGCAAGGCGAGCGCCTGCTGATCGGGGAGATCTACCTGCCGGTCGAGCGGTTGATGCGTTATTACGGTGGGGACAGGGCAGGCGTGCACCTGCCCTTCAATTTCCAGCTGATCGAGGCGCCCTGGCAGGCGCGCTCGCTGGCCGCGCTCATCGCCGCTTACGAGGTGGCGCTGCCGCCCGGCGGCTGGCCGAACTGGGTGCTCGGCAATCATGACCGCCCGCGCGTCGCGAGCAGACTAGGGGAAAGCCAGGCCCGGGTCGCGGCGATGCTGCTGCTGACGCTGCGGGGCACGCCCACCCTCTATTATGGCGACGAACTCGGCCTGAGCGACGTGCCGATCCTGCCCGATCAGGTCCAGGATCCGCGCGAGCTGCGCCAGCCGGGAAAGGGCCTCGGGCGCGATCCGGTCCGCACGCCGATGCCGTGGGGTGACAGTGCGCATGCCGGCTTCAGCACGGCTCGGCCCTGGCTGCCGCTCAACGCCGACTGGCCGGCGCGCAACGTAGCACGACAGCTGGCCGAACCAGGCTCGGTACTGGCGCTGCATCGCCGACTGCTCGCGGCCCGGCGCGCCCATCCCGCCCTGGCGATCGGCGATTTCGCGCTGCTGGAGGCCGAGGGCGACGTACTTGCCTATGAGCGGCGGCATGGTGCGGACCGGCTGATCGTGGCGCTCAATCTCGGGGCGCGGCCGCAGCACCTCGCCCTGCCGGAATGGGCGCATGATTGCCGCCCCCTCCTGTCTACGCTCGCCGATGTAACGCCGGTGCAGGGCGGCGTATTGCTGCTGCAGCCCAACGAGGGCGTGATCCTGACGCTCGCCGACTGA
- a CDS encoding glycosyltransferase family 4 protein produces the protein MRIAMLAPISWRTPPRHYGPWELVTSLLTEALVARGVDITLFATRDSHTAGTLAGVCPAPYSEDPTIDAKVWELLHVAHVFERAGEFDLIHNQADFVPLAFSRLVDTPVVTTIHGFSSPRILPAFKAYEDKVHYVAISAADRHPDLRYAATIHHGIRIEDFPFDPIGSDDLLFFGRIHPDKGAAEAIAAARGAGRRLIMAGIVQDRGYHDAQVAPALAGASVVYLGPVGGSARTHALGSAKALLHLINFEEPFGLSVVEALACGTPVIASRRGSMPELIEHGVTGFLVDSTEEAVAAIARLSEIDRAACRAAVAARFTVDRMADRYLALYRSVLG, from the coding sequence TTGCGCATCGCCATGCTGGCGCCGATCTCCTGGCGCACGCCGCCGCGCCATTACGGCCCATGGGAGCTGGTGACGAGCCTGCTGACCGAGGCGCTGGTGGCGCGGGGCGTCGACATCACCCTGTTCGCCACCCGGGACAGCCATACGGCGGGCACCCTGGCTGGCGTCTGCCCGGCGCCCTATTCCGAGGATCCGACGATCGACGCCAAGGTCTGGGAGCTGCTGCACGTCGCCCATGTCTTCGAGCGCGCCGGCGAGTTCGATCTCATCCACAACCAGGCCGATTTCGTGCCGCTCGCCTTCTCGCGCCTGGTCGACACGCCCGTGGTGACGACGATCCATGGCTTTTCCTCGCCACGTATCCTGCCGGCCTTCAAGGCCTATGAGGACAAGGTCCACTATGTTGCAATCAGCGCCGCCGACCGGCACCCAGATCTGCGCTATGCGGCGACGATCCACCACGGCATCCGGATCGAGGATTTCCCGTTCGATCCGATCGGGAGCGACGACCTGCTCTTCTTCGGCCGCATCCACCCCGACAAGGGCGCGGCCGAGGCGATCGCCGCCGCGCGCGGAGCCGGGCGGCGGCTGATCATGGCCGGCATCGTCCAGGACCGCGGCTATCACGACGCTCAGGTCGCCCCCGCGCTCGCCGGCGCGAGTGTCGTCTATCTCGGCCCCGTCGGCGGCAGCGCCCGCACGCATGCGCTCGGCTCGGCGAAGGCGCTGCTTCATCTGATCAACTTTGAGGAGCCGTTCGGATTGTCAGTCGTCGAGGCGCTTGCGTGCGGAACGCCCGTCATCGCGTCCCGGCGCGGCTCGATGCCGGAGCTGATCGAGCACGGCGTGACCGGATTCCTGGTCGACAGCACCGAGGAGGCCGTGGCTGCGATCGCGCGCCTCTCCGAGATCGACCGTGCCGCCTGCCGGGCAGCAGTCGCAGCGCGCTTCACCGTCGACCGCATGGCCGATCGTTATCTCGCGCTGTATCGGTCGGTCCTCGGTTGA
- a CDS encoding DUF1488 family protein: protein MSLHFPNPIRRYDVARNCVCFWGSDSALEIAFEVEFAALHGIDASAGPDEASTLRAYDGHLATIQKAAGAAYSRKRQGYHRLTASDF from the coding sequence ATGAGCCTCCACTTCCCCAATCCGATCCGACGATATGACGTCGCGCGGAACTGCGTCTGTTTCTGGGGCTCGGATTCCGCTCTGGAGATCGCATTCGAGGTCGAGTTTGCAGCGCTGCACGGCATCGACGCTTCAGCCGGTCCGGACGAAGCGTCGACCCTGAGAGCGTATGATGGGCATCTTGCCACCATTCAGAAGGCCGCCGGGGCCGCTTATTCCCGCAAGCGCCAGGGCTACCACCGCTTGACGGCTTCCGACTTCTAG